One Arthrobacter sp. FW306-07-I genomic window carries:
- a CDS encoding bifunctional acetate--CoA ligase family protein/GNAT family N-acetyltransferase encodes MVDRPGDGEYPEHWEADVVLRDGGTAHLRPIHPSDADAVQAFHAGQSQNSIYMRFFAFKARLSAKELKRFTEVDYKDRVAFVITIHGEIIGIGRYDRLPNPTEAEVAFNIADAHQGRGIGSILLEHLAAAAHENGIRKFTAEVLPENRKMLMVFSDAGYDVKRHFDDGVVSLEFNIDPTEKSRAVMESREHRAEARSVRELLAPSSVAVIGASRRWGTVGYQLLEHIIEGGFHGSVYAINPEALELAGMMSYGKLSEVPEPVQLAIIAVPYEEVAGVVAECAAAGVKGVVIASAGFADDGERGLLRQRALVRQARANGMRVIGPASLGIANTHPDVALNASMAPTMPLRGGLGLFSQSAAIGVSLYAASSRRRVGVSSLLSAGNRADVSGNDMMQYWEDDADTSAVGLYLESIGNPRKFSRIARRLARTKPVIVAKSDTMGLRLPPGHAVRTTQAPAGALDAMLRQSGVIRVETVEQLVDVAQVVSGRPLPAGPDVAIFSNSQALGNVVADSAVAHGLGVAQVVSGLDLDAGQSVALPALRKALLDALASDAVHAAVAALLPARGLTPDAVAQVLAECSASARKPVVAAFTGILDPAINVEGLLGADGCTVPCYSNPGAAVAALAAVVRYAEWAARDQGQFVEPAGCDPRQAEAELDELLRDVTGDQLKQLEPAATASLLGHYGISVLPSLPFSTPDEAVAAADALGWPVVLKTTAPALRHRLDLGGVRLGIEDEQSLRQNVVQMRRALAAYGDPALEVQAMAPVGQACTFRAIEDPLLGPVISFGLAGDAVNLLDDWAHRVPPLSAADVHDFIRSPRASRKLFGYQGLPPVDVAALEDLAGRLAWMKDNHPEIALVEFNPVLCGTTGVTILAADVRIGNAAQRTDSARRAMLG; translated from the coding sequence ATGGTGGATCGGCCCGGGGACGGCGAATATCCGGAACATTGGGAAGCCGATGTCGTCCTGCGGGACGGCGGAACAGCGCATTTGCGGCCCATCCACCCGTCGGACGCGGATGCTGTCCAGGCCTTCCATGCCGGGCAGTCGCAGAATTCAATCTACATGCGCTTCTTCGCCTTCAAGGCCAGGCTGTCCGCCAAGGAGCTCAAGCGCTTCACCGAGGTGGACTACAAGGACCGCGTGGCGTTCGTCATCACCATCCACGGGGAAATCATCGGCATCGGACGCTACGACCGCCTCCCCAACCCCACAGAGGCCGAGGTGGCCTTCAACATCGCCGACGCCCACCAGGGAAGGGGCATCGGCTCCATCCTGCTCGAACACCTGGCCGCCGCTGCGCACGAAAACGGGATCCGGAAGTTCACCGCAGAGGTGCTGCCGGAAAACCGGAAGATGCTGATGGTCTTCTCCGACGCCGGCTACGACGTCAAGCGCCACTTCGACGACGGCGTCGTGAGCCTCGAGTTCAACATCGACCCCACCGAAAAATCGCGGGCCGTCATGGAATCCCGCGAGCACCGCGCAGAGGCGAGAAGCGTCCGGGAGCTGCTGGCGCCGTCGTCCGTTGCTGTAATCGGTGCCAGCCGCAGGTGGGGGACCGTGGGGTACCAGCTGCTGGAACACATCATCGAGGGCGGCTTCCACGGCTCCGTCTACGCCATCAACCCGGAAGCGCTGGAGCTCGCGGGCATGATGTCCTACGGCAAGCTCTCAGAGGTCCCCGAACCCGTCCAGCTGGCCATCATCGCCGTCCCCTACGAGGAGGTGGCCGGGGTTGTGGCGGAGTGCGCCGCTGCGGGCGTTAAGGGCGTCGTGATCGCCTCGGCAGGCTTCGCGGACGACGGCGAACGCGGCCTGCTGCGGCAGCGCGCCCTGGTGCGCCAGGCCAGGGCGAACGGCATGCGGGTGATCGGGCCGGCGTCGCTCGGCATCGCCAACACCCACCCCGACGTGGCGTTGAACGCCTCCATGGCCCCCACCATGCCGCTGCGCGGCGGCCTGGGCCTGTTCAGCCAGTCCGCGGCCATCGGCGTCTCGCTTTACGCCGCCTCCAGCCGGCGCCGGGTGGGAGTGTCCAGCCTGCTCTCGGCAGGCAACCGGGCGGACGTTTCGGGCAATGACATGATGCAGTACTGGGAGGACGACGCCGATACCTCCGCCGTGGGCCTGTACCTTGAGTCGATCGGCAACCCCCGCAAGTTCTCCCGCATCGCCCGCCGGCTGGCCCGCACCAAGCCCGTGATCGTGGCGAAGTCGGACACCATGGGCCTGCGGCTGCCGCCCGGCCATGCCGTCCGGACCACCCAGGCACCGGCCGGGGCGCTGGATGCCATGCTCCGGCAATCGGGCGTGATCCGGGTGGAAACCGTGGAGCAGCTGGTGGACGTGGCGCAGGTGGTCTCCGGCCGGCCGCTTCCCGCGGGACCGGATGTTGCCATCTTCAGCAACTCCCAGGCGCTGGGCAATGTGGTGGCGGACAGTGCTGTGGCCCACGGGCTGGGGGTGGCGCAGGTGGTCTCCGGACTGGACCTCGACGCCGGCCAGTCGGTGGCACTTCCCGCACTGCGGAAGGCCCTCCTCGATGCCCTGGCCTCCGATGCCGTGCATGCCGCCGTCGCTGCCCTGCTGCCGGCCCGCGGACTGACACCCGATGCCGTGGCGCAGGTCCTGGCCGAATGTTCGGCCAGCGCCCGCAAACCGGTGGTGGCCGCTTTCACCGGCATCCTGGACCCGGCCATCAATGTGGAAGGCCTGTTGGGGGCGGACGGCTGCACCGTCCCCTGCTATTCCAACCCCGGAGCCGCCGTCGCCGCGCTCGCCGCCGTGGTGCGGTACGCGGAGTGGGCCGCCCGCGACCAGGGGCAGTTTGTGGAACCCGCAGGCTGCGACCCGCGGCAGGCCGAGGCTGAGCTCGACGAACTGCTGCGGGACGTCACCGGTGACCAGCTCAAGCAGCTGGAACCGGCGGCGACTGCTTCCCTGCTGGGGCACTACGGCATCTCGGTCCTGCCCTCCCTGCCCTTCAGCACCCCTGATGAGGCCGTGGCGGCCGCTGACGCACTGGGCTGGCCGGTGGTGCTGAAGACCACCGCCCCGGCCCTCCGCCACCGCCTGGATCTTGGCGGGGTGCGCCTGGGCATCGAGGATGAACAGTCGCTGCGCCAAAACGTGGTGCAGATGCGGCGGGCGCTCGCAGCCTACGGAGACCCTGCGCTCGAAGTGCAGGCGATGGCGCCGGTGGGGCAGGCGTGCACCTTCCGTGCCATCGAGGATCCGCTGCTGGGCCCCGTCATCTCGTTCGGCCTTGCCGGTGACGCCGTCAACCTGCTCGACGACTGGGCGCACCGCGTCCCGCCGCTCTCCGCCGCCGACGTGCACGACTTCATCCGTTCCCCCCGGGCGTCCCGAAAGCTCTTCGGCTACCAGGGCCTGCCGCCCGTTGATGTCGCTGCCCTGGAGGACCTTGCCGGGCGGCTGGCCTGGATGAAGGACAACCATCCGGAGATCGCGCTGGTGGAGTTTAACCCGGTTTTGTGCGGCACCACCGGGGTGACCATTCTCGCCGCCGACGTGCGGATCGGCAACGCCGCGCAGCGCACGGACAGCGCGCGACGGGCCATGCTGGGCTGA
- a CDS encoding dihydrofolate reductase family protein yields MSDTTCHMSMSLDGFVAGPDQSRENPLGKRGLELHGWHIGDPRANDADETATGWLMRPRGAYVMGRNMFGPIRGEWDGDWTGWWGPEPPYHAPVFVLTHYAHDPIQMEGGTPFHFVTGGFDAAYAAALDAAGSKGVDIAGGASTVRQALKAGVIDELTLDIAPVLLGSGERIFDGIESFDFEPVEVLHSPLATHVRYRRVA; encoded by the coding sequence GTGTCGGACACTACCTGCCACATGTCCATGTCGCTGGACGGCTTCGTCGCCGGGCCTGACCAGAGCCGCGAAAACCCCTTGGGTAAGCGCGGGCTGGAACTGCATGGCTGGCACATTGGCGATCCTCGGGCCAACGATGCCGACGAGACCGCAACCGGATGGCTCATGCGCCCCCGGGGAGCGTATGTGATGGGCCGGAACATGTTTGGCCCTATCCGTGGCGAGTGGGATGGTGACTGGACGGGCTGGTGGGGGCCGGAACCGCCGTACCACGCTCCGGTGTTCGTGCTGACCCATTATGCGCATGACCCGATCCAGATGGAGGGCGGGACGCCTTTCCACTTTGTCACCGGGGGCTTCGACGCAGCCTATGCGGCAGCACTCGATGCCGCCGGCAGCAAAGGGGTGGACATCGCGGGCGGCGCCTCCACTGTCCGGCAGGCGTTGAAGGCGGGCGTTATCGACGAGCTCACCCTCGACATCGCGCCGGTTCTGCTCGGCTCGGGCGAGCGGATCTTCGACGGGATTGAGTCCTTCGACTTCGAACCTGTCGAGGTGCTACATTCCCCACTCGCCACCCACGTCCGCTACCGCCGGGTGGCCTAG
- a CDS encoding DUF5998 family protein, translating into MSFQPPASAPETPGNENQAVRHHSSHNHGVQGQSLEDALQKAGFYPRLVSDVVDDALDGRDCVAHLVHLETHFDRAEVRRHITVLVLTADMLVITHVDDQQLDEAGEQIVAQISTESVPVAQIRSVVLSYMYAQPQNYKPSDPVRELTLSIAWSGGQRLDMGPASCGDPQCEADHGYTGTIAQEDIVLRISAEADGLRAVQDAKLFARALRAVNTGSAAPVPHVQSMGPRTRSGVFGNRLSRGHQQR; encoded by the coding sequence ATGAGCTTCCAGCCTCCCGCGTCGGCGCCCGAAACGCCCGGCAATGAAAACCAGGCCGTCCGCCACCACAGCTCACACAACCACGGAGTGCAGGGCCAGAGCCTGGAAGACGCACTGCAGAAGGCAGGGTTCTACCCGCGCCTTGTCTCGGACGTCGTCGACGACGCACTGGACGGCCGGGACTGCGTGGCCCACCTGGTGCACCTGGAGACCCACTTCGACCGGGCCGAGGTCCGCCGCCACATCACCGTGCTGGTCCTCACTGCGGACATGCTGGTGATCACCCACGTGGACGACCAGCAACTGGACGAGGCGGGGGAGCAGATCGTCGCCCAGATCTCCACCGAGTCCGTTCCCGTGGCCCAAATCCGGTCCGTGGTCCTGAGCTACATGTACGCCCAGCCGCAGAACTACAAGCCGTCGGACCCCGTCCGCGAACTGACCCTGTCCATCGCGTGGTCCGGCGGCCAACGGCTGGACATGGGGCCGGCCAGCTGCGGCGATCCGCAGTGCGAAGCGGACCACGGCTACACAGGAACCATCGCGCAGGAAGACATCGTGCTCCGCATCAGCGCCGAGGCGGATGGCCTTCGGGCCGTGCAGGACGCCAAGCTATTTGCCCGGGCCTTGCGGGCAGTCAATACCGGCTCCGCCGCGCCGGTCCCGCATGTGCAGTCCATGGGCCCCCGGACGCGCTCCGGAGTGTTTGGCAACCGGCTCAGCCGCGGGCACCAGCAGCGCTGA
- a CDS encoding alkaline phosphatase family protein, translated as MPEDPNHSVQAPDLPPAPAYGHRSIAEVLTSAAASLGVDSFANTLGLPSAAKICVVLADGLGRNLLKQKAAHTPFLRSVVQEGQGEVPVWLDSAFPSTTAAALSSFGTGLPAGQHGMVGYDVLDPDQDKVVNLLGNWDPGVDPSTWQPFPTVFERIAEEVDVSTVSLAQFDSSPMTRAALRGGRFISGTTSHARTAAAAEAMAGSGRSLMYFYVNELDKAGHRYGCKSEQWEHQLEELDATVKRLSSSLPAGTTILLTADHGMLDVPESQRIDFSKDPDLVDGVRHTAGEPRMVHLYLDEGYVESAAGARDRLLAAWKARFGDRVWAFTKEEAVAGGLFGDVRPAVEGRIGDVMIAARDAVALYDGRRMRPTAMEVVGQHGSLTKAEREVPLLCFTAQGRNRRG; from the coding sequence ATGCCGGAAGACCCCAACCACTCAGTACAAGCCCCCGACCTTCCGCCCGCTCCCGCCTATGGGCACCGCTCCATCGCCGAAGTGCTCACCAGCGCGGCAGCCAGCCTTGGCGTGGACAGCTTCGCCAACACCCTCGGCCTCCCCTCCGCCGCCAAAATCTGCGTTGTGCTCGCGGACGGCCTGGGCCGGAACCTCCTGAAGCAAAAGGCCGCGCACACACCCTTCCTGCGCTCGGTGGTGCAGGAAGGACAGGGCGAGGTTCCGGTGTGGCTGGACTCCGCCTTTCCCTCCACCACCGCCGCGGCATTGTCGAGCTTTGGGACCGGTCTTCCGGCCGGCCAGCACGGCATGGTGGGCTATGACGTGCTGGACCCGGACCAGGACAAGGTAGTCAACCTGCTGGGAAACTGGGATCCGGGTGTCGATCCGTCGACGTGGCAGCCTTTCCCCACGGTTTTTGAACGGATCGCCGAAGAGGTGGATGTCAGCACTGTCAGCCTTGCCCAGTTCGACAGTTCGCCCATGACCCGGGCAGCGCTTCGGGGCGGCAGGTTCATCTCCGGGACAACCTCCCACGCGCGGACCGCCGCAGCGGCAGAGGCCATGGCCGGCTCCGGCCGGTCCCTGATGTATTTTTACGTCAATGAACTCGACAAGGCAGGGCACCGCTACGGCTGCAAGTCCGAACAGTGGGAACACCAGCTGGAAGAGCTCGACGCCACCGTCAAGCGGCTTAGCTCCTCCCTGCCAGCCGGCACCACCATCCTGCTGACTGCGGACCACGGGATGCTGGACGTCCCCGAGTCGCAGCGTATTGATTTCTCCAAGGATCCGGATTTGGTGGACGGAGTCCGCCACACGGCCGGTGAACCGCGCATGGTGCACCTGTACCTCGACGAGGGGTACGTGGAGTCCGCCGCCGGTGCCCGCGACCGGCTCTTGGCCGCGTGGAAAGCCCGGTTCGGTGACCGGGTGTGGGCCTTCACCAAGGAGGAGGCCGTTGCCGGTGGGCTCTTTGGTGACGTGCGGCCTGCTGTTGAAGGCAGGATCGGTGACGTCATGATCGCGGCGCGTGACGCCGTCGCGCTTTACGACGGTCGGCGCATGCGGCCCACGGCCATGGAAGTGGTGGGCCAGCACGGCTCGCTGACGAAGGCCGAGCGGGAGGTTCCGCTGCTCTGCTTTACCGCCCAGGGAAGGAACCGTCGTGGCTGA
- a CDS encoding thymidine kinase encodes MAELIFFSGTMDCGKSTLALQMDYNHRARGRGGVRFSRNDRAGESRISSRLGLETDAVEVLDSTDFWEEVMVRRTQGQRVDYLICDEAQFYTPEQVEQLAKVVDEIDVDVFAFGITADFRTRLFPGSQRLIELADRVQVLQVEALCWCGRRATHNARTVDGVMVTEGAQVVVGDVDMVVEAAAPEAGHLPVVGYETLCRRHFMRRVTAHGASLMAQQDQLLPFDVDACLWRGSGGLGDSRAT; translated from the coding sequence GTGGCTGAGCTGATCTTCTTCTCCGGCACCATGGATTGCGGCAAATCCACCCTGGCCCTGCAGATGGACTACAACCACCGGGCCCGCGGGCGCGGCGGCGTACGGTTCAGCCGCAACGACCGCGCCGGCGAGTCCCGGATCTCAAGCCGCCTCGGCCTGGAGACGGATGCCGTGGAGGTGCTGGACAGCACGGACTTCTGGGAGGAAGTCATGGTCCGGCGCACGCAAGGCCAGCGGGTTGACTACCTGATCTGCGACGAAGCCCAGTTCTATACTCCCGAGCAGGTGGAGCAGTTGGCCAAGGTGGTGGACGAGATCGATGTGGACGTCTTCGCTTTCGGCATCACCGCCGACTTCCGAACCCGGTTGTTCCCGGGTTCGCAGCGCCTGATAGAGCTCGCCGACCGGGTGCAGGTGCTTCAAGTGGAGGCGCTGTGCTGGTGTGGCCGCAGGGCCACACACAATGCCAGGACGGTCGACGGCGTCATGGTCACCGAGGGCGCGCAGGTGGTGGTTGGCGACGTGGACATGGTGGTCGAGGCCGCCGCCCCGGAGGCCGGGCACCTTCCGGTGGTGGGATACGAGACGCTGTGCCGGCGCCACTTCATGCGGCGGGTCACGGCGCACGGTGCGTCCCTAATGGCGCAGCAGGATCAGCTGCTGCCGTTCGACGTGGACGCGTGCCTCTGGCGGGGTTCGGGTGGGCTGGGCGACAGCCGCGCAACATAA
- a CDS encoding HNH endonuclease signature motif containing protein — protein MGKAAVAKAYADIRAALAVLGAEVDGCGSDAFSVADPLAGLADGCLDILAGAREVEAGLAGLKAKAAVRYAESACAVAGPGVPVQAQEMAVAAEIGCVLALGPRAASSFLATSHALMSSLPRTLAGLQAGTLSWQHAVVMADEAVCLDAAGAAALEAHFLDPDAQDPARGCPVGEMPAHRFRVKARTWRERHHAESIEVRHAKGVADRRVEFRPDQDGMAWLSACLPAEQALAGWNRLTAMSRSMQGPEESRTMSQLRADNFAEVFLGSGSGHGGARDSGSADVEGAGAGREDLPSPIRAQVLVTVPVFSLMGLTDEPAMLDGYGPIPPSMARDLVANGAGSFYRVLVDPRDGAPLEIGRKSYRVTGAMRAWLRMRDGKCPFPGCSNNSLDNDADHILAWHKGGTTGISNLGQPCPKHHKLRHTTGWKPTPAAKNEPPGWISPTGRHYPSEHQDWEPTHWPRCTLPGEHSILEEALEEHLVL, from the coding sequence ATGGGAAAGGCGGCGGTGGCCAAGGCTTATGCGGACATCCGGGCTGCCCTTGCTGTGCTTGGTGCTGAGGTGGATGGGTGCGGGTCTGACGCGTTTTCGGTGGCTGATCCGTTGGCTGGGTTGGCTGATGGGTGCCTGGACATTCTTGCCGGTGCCCGGGAGGTTGAAGCCGGGTTGGCGGGGTTGAAGGCGAAGGCCGCGGTGAGGTACGCGGAGAGCGCATGCGCTGTTGCCGGGCCGGGTGTGCCGGTGCAGGCGCAGGAGATGGCGGTCGCTGCTGAGATTGGGTGTGTGCTGGCGTTGGGGCCCCGGGCGGCGTCGTCGTTCCTGGCGACTTCGCACGCCCTGATGTCGTCGTTGCCGCGGACCCTTGCGGGGCTGCAGGCGGGGACGTTGTCGTGGCAGCACGCGGTGGTGATGGCCGATGAAGCGGTGTGCCTGGATGCTGCCGGGGCGGCAGCGTTGGAGGCTCATTTCTTGGACCCGGATGCCCAGGATCCGGCGAGGGGATGCCCGGTGGGGGAGATGCCAGCGCATCGGTTCAGGGTCAAGGCCCGGACGTGGCGGGAACGCCACCACGCCGAGAGCATCGAAGTGCGCCATGCCAAGGGGGTGGCGGATCGGCGGGTTGAGTTCCGGCCGGACCAGGACGGGATGGCGTGGCTGTCCGCGTGTTTGCCGGCGGAGCAGGCGTTGGCCGGGTGGAACCGGCTCACCGCAATGTCCCGGAGCATGCAGGGTCCGGAGGAGTCCCGGACCATGTCCCAGTTGCGGGCCGACAACTTCGCCGAGGTGTTCCTCGGCAGCGGCAGTGGCCACGGCGGGGCGCGTGACAGCGGCAGTGCTGACGTTGAAGGTGCCGGCGCCGGACGGGAAGACTTGCCTTCACCGATCCGGGCCCAGGTTCTGGTTACGGTTCCTGTGTTCTCCCTGATGGGCTTGACCGATGAACCGGCCATGCTCGACGGGTACGGGCCGATCCCGCCGTCGATGGCCCGGGACCTGGTGGCGAACGGCGCCGGGTCGTTTTACCGGGTGTTGGTGGATCCGCGGGATGGGGCGCCGCTGGAGATCGGCCGGAAGAGTTACCGGGTGACCGGGGCGATGCGGGCCTGGCTGAGGATGCGGGACGGAAAGTGCCCGTTTCCGGGCTGCAGCAACAACTCCCTGGACAACGACGCCGACCACATCCTCGCCTGGCACAAGGGCGGCACCACCGGGATCAGCAACCTGGGACAACCCTGCCCGAAACACCACAAACTCCGGCACACCACCGGATGGAAACCCACCCCGGCCGCGAAGAACGAGCCGCCCGGCTGGATTTCACCCACCGGCCGGCATTACCCCAGCGAGCACCAGGACTGGGAACCAACACACTGGCCTCGTTGTACCCTGCCCGGCGAACACAGCATCCTCGAGGAAGCCCTCGAGGAGCATCTCGTCTTGTAA